A region of Alphaproteobacteria bacterium DNA encodes the following proteins:
- a CDS encoding xanthine dehydrogenase family protein molybdopterin-binding subunit, which produces MPDSGIGAAVRRKEDARFLTGRGTYTDDINRPGQTYAHILRSPHAHAKITKIDTAKALKVPGVIAIFTGADFAADKHGGLPCGWLVHSKDGSPMVEPPHPPLAVDRVRHVGDQVALIVAESRAAARDGAELVEVTYQELPAAVTIAEALKPGAPQVWEQAANNTCYDWQIGDPVAADAAFKGAFKVAKVDLVNNRLIPNAIEPRAAIGEYDVASDMHTLYTTSQNPHVIRLLMGAFVLGIPENKLRVVAPDVGGGFGSKIFHYAEEALVTWAAKKVGRPIKWTADRSESFMSDAHGRDHVTHAELALDKDGKFLAFKVATKANLGAYLSTFAPCVPTYLYGTLLAGNYATPAIHCSVRAVFTHTVPVDAYRGAGRPEATYVIERVVEEAANVMGMDRAEIRRRNYVPRDKFPYQTPVALQYDIGDYHTTLDQALKASDYAGFAKRRDESKNAGKLRGLGIASYIEACGIAPSAVVGSLGARAGLYESAAVRVHPTGSVTVYTGSHSHGQGHETTFSQLVSSTLGVPIENVDIVHGDTDKIPFGMGTYGSRSLAVGGSAIFHAMQKVIAKGKKIAAHLLEAAEADIEFSNGEFRVAGTDKKKTLTEISLTAYVPHNYPKGLEPGLEEQSFYDPANFTYPAGTYVSEVEIDPETGTVTIARFTAADDFGRVINPMIVEGQVHGGIAQGVGQALLESCVYDAKSGQLLTGSYLDYTMPRADCLPSFTVGTNVTPCTHNPLGVKGCGEAGAIGTPACIMSAVLDALRPLGVKSLDMPATPEKIWRAIQDAKMPKAAE; this is translated from the coding sequence ATGCCTGACAGTGGGATCGGCGCCGCCGTACGGCGCAAGGAAGATGCCAGGTTCCTGACGGGCCGCGGCACTTATACCGACGACATCAATCGCCCAGGGCAGACCTACGCGCACATCCTGCGTTCGCCGCACGCGCACGCGAAAATCACCAAGATCGACACGGCCAAAGCCCTCAAGGTGCCGGGTGTCATCGCGATCTTCACGGGGGCGGACTTTGCGGCCGACAAACATGGCGGGCTGCCCTGCGGCTGGCTCGTCCACAGCAAGGATGGTTCGCCCATGGTCGAGCCACCTCATCCCCCACTCGCGGTCGATCGCGTCCGCCACGTGGGCGATCAGGTCGCCCTTATCGTCGCAGAGAGCCGGGCGGCGGCGCGCGATGGTGCCGAACTCGTCGAGGTGACCTATCAGGAACTGCCGGCAGCCGTGACAATCGCGGAGGCACTCAAGCCCGGCGCTCCGCAGGTGTGGGAGCAGGCGGCGAACAACACTTGCTACGATTGGCAGATCGGCGATCCCGTGGCGGCGGACGCGGCATTCAAGGGCGCTTTCAAGGTCGCAAAAGTCGATCTTGTCAACAACCGGCTCATCCCGAATGCAATAGAGCCGCGTGCTGCGATCGGCGAGTACGACGTAGCATCCGACATGCACACGCTCTACACAACGAGCCAGAATCCCCACGTGATCCGGCTGCTCATGGGCGCTTTCGTGCTGGGCATTCCGGAAAACAAGCTTCGCGTCGTCGCCCCCGACGTGGGCGGGGGCTTCGGCTCCAAGATCTTCCACTACGCCGAGGAAGCACTCGTCACCTGGGCGGCCAAGAAGGTCGGGCGGCCGATCAAATGGACCGCGGATCGCTCCGAGTCCTTCATGAGCGACGCGCATGGGCGCGATCATGTGACCCACGCCGAACTGGCCCTCGACAAAGACGGCAAGTTCCTTGCCTTCAAGGTCGCGACCAAGGCCAACCTCGGTGCCTATCTATCGACCTTTGCACCCTGCGTGCCGACATACCTTTATGGAACGCTGCTCGCCGGCAACTATGCGACCCCGGCGATCCACTGTTCGGTGCGGGCGGTCTTTACCCATACCGTGCCGGTCGACGCCTATCGCGGCGCCGGACGGCCGGAAGCGACCTACGTCATCGAGCGCGTGGTCGAAGAGGCGGCGAACGTCATGGGAATGGATCGCGCGGAGATTCGGCGCAGAAACTATGTGCCGCGCGACAAGTTCCCGTACCAAACGCCGGTTGCACTTCAATACGACATCGGCGATTACCATACGACGCTCGATCAGGCGCTCAAGGCCAGCGACTATGCCGGCTTCGCAAAGCGGCGCGATGAGTCGAAGAATGCCGGCAAGCTTCGCGGACTCGGCATTGCAAGCTACATCGAGGCGTGCGGTATTGCGCCGTCGGCCGTGGTTGGCTCGCTCGGCGCGCGGGCGGGCCTTTACGAGTCGGCGGCGGTGCGCGTGCACCCGACCGGGTCCGTGACGGTCTATACGGGCTCGCACAGCCACGGCCAAGGGCACGAAACGACGTTCTCGCAGCTCGTGTCCTCGACCCTCGGCGTGCCGATTGAAAACGTCGATATCGTCCATGGCGACACGGATAAGATTCCCTTCGGCATGGGTACCTACGGTTCGCGCTCCCTCGCCGTCGGCGGATCCGCGATCTTCCATGCGATGCAAAAGGTCATCGCGAAGGGAAAGAAGATCGCAGCGCATCTTCTAGAGGCGGCCGAAGCCGACATTGAGTTCTCGAACGGCGAGTTTCGGGTTGCCGGCACCGACAAGAAGAAAACCCTGACCGAGATTTCGCTTACGGCCTATGTGCCGCACAATTACCCAAAAGGCCTCGAGCCCGGCCTCGAGGAGCAAAGCTTCTACGATCCGGCGAATTTCACCTATCCCGCCGGCACTTACGTTTCCGAAGTGGAGATCGATCCCGAAACGGGGACGGTCACGATCGCCCGTTTCACGGCCGCGGACGATTTCGGCCGGGTCATCAACCCCATGATCGTCGAAGGTCAAGTCCACGGTGGAATTGCGCAAGGTGTCGGACAAGCGCTACTCGAGAGTTGCGTTTACGACGCGAAGTCGGGTCAGCTTCTGACCGGATCGTATCTCGACTACACCATGCCGCGGGCCGATTGTTTGCCTTCCTTCACGGTCGGGACGAACGTAACACCCTGCACTCACAATCCCCTCGGGGTGAAGGGCTGCGGAGAAGCGGGTGCGATCGGAACACCCGCGTGCATCATGAGTGCAGTTCTCGATGCCCTCCGTCCCCTTGGCGTGAAAAGTCTCGATATGCCGGCCACGCCCGAGAAGATCTGGCGCGCGATCCAGGACGCCAAGATGCCGAAAGCGGCCGAGTAG
- a CDS encoding xanthine dehydrogenase family protein subunit M → MYDFNYHRPKSLADVAKTLAGKDEAKLVAGGMTLIPTLKQRLARPSDLVDLGLVGELKGIKKDGNAVVIGAMTTHADVAASAEVKKAIPALAALADGIGDPQVRNRGTIGGSIANADPAADYPAGVVALGATIVTNKRKIAADDFFKGLFETALQADEIVTAVSFPIPEKSGYAKFPNPASRYAVVGVFVSKAGGAVRVAVTGAGPSVFRLKDAEAALGKSFSAAALDGLKVKADGLNADIHASAEYRAHLVGVMAKRAVQAAG, encoded by the coding sequence ATGTACGATTTCAACTACCATCGGCCGAAAAGCCTTGCGGACGTCGCAAAGACGTTGGCGGGCAAGGACGAGGCCAAGCTCGTCGCGGGCGGAATGACTCTCATCCCGACCTTGAAGCAGCGCCTGGCGCGGCCATCCGATCTCGTCGATCTCGGTTTGGTCGGGGAACTCAAGGGAATCAAGAAGGACGGAAACGCGGTGGTTATTGGTGCGATGACCACCCATGCCGATGTTGCGGCTTCCGCCGAGGTGAAAAAGGCAATCCCAGCGCTCGCGGCCCTCGCCGACGGCATCGGAGACCCGCAGGTGCGCAATCGAGGCACCATCGGCGGCTCGATCGCCAATGCCGATCCGGCGGCCGATTATCCCGCCGGTGTTGTCGCCCTGGGTGCCACCATCGTTACGAACAAGCGCAAGATCGCCGCCGACGATTTTTTCAAGGGCCTTTTCGAGACCGCGCTTCAGGCCGACGAAATCGTCACCGCCGTCAGCTTCCCCATCCCCGAAAAATCTGGTTACGCGAAATTTCCAAACCCCGCCTCGCGCTACGCGGTTGTCGGCGTCTTCGTCTCGAAGGCCGGCGGCGCCGTTCGCGTCGCGGTCACCGGTGCGGGTCCGTCTGTGTTCCGTCTCAAGGACGCCGAAGCGGCGTTGGGTAAGAGCTTTTCGGCCGCAGCACTCGACGGGCTCAAAGTGAAGGCCGACGGCCTCAACGCCGACATCCATGCGAGTGCTGAGTACCGCGCCCACCTCGTCGGCGTGATGGCGAAGCGGGCGGTCCAGGCGGCCGGCTGA